Proteins encoded within one genomic window of Scomber japonicus isolate fScoJap1 chromosome 16, fScoJap1.pri, whole genome shotgun sequence:
- the id3 gene encoding DNA-binding protein inhibitor ID-3, producing the protein MKAISPVRSVRSCYKAVCCISEQSLAISRNKHSCLEEPVSALCDMNDCYSKLKELVPSIPQNKSVSQVEILQHVIDYIFDLQIALEAEDTAAPEMVLSIKTADLTRNFSKEEGRLCH; encoded by the exons ATGAAAGCCATCAGTCCCGTCCGCTCGGTGAGGAGCTGCTACAAGGCCGTGTGCTGCATCTCGGAGCAGAGTCTCGCCATCAGCCGGAATAAACACTCGTGTCTGGAGGAGCCGGTGAGCGCCCTGTGTGACATGAACGACTGCTACTCCAAGCTGAAGGAACTGGTCCCCAGCATCCCTCAGAATAAGTCGGTCAGCCAGGTGGAGATCTTGCAACACGTTATCGACTACATCTTCGACCTGCAGATCGCACTGGAGGCGGAGGACACGGCCGCGCCGGAGATGGTTTTGTCAATAAAG ACTGCGGACCTTACTCGCAATTTCTCCAAAGAAGAAGGACGGTTGTGCCATTAG